One window of the Bombyx mori chromosome 20, ASM3026992v2 genome contains the following:
- the LOC101736303 gene encoding zinc finger protein 33A: protein METSWLNLCRCCLSVDCNVSLLDTEQKVHQKFFEVTSLKISADDGLPQKICKECLTLMNFAYNFRTQCLKMDNELRIQLKAMLNVSNEDYFNDESGDFVNSATNTTDDPVKQLETVIKQEQNDSDDECYYVLVIDSPKSDEEKENENVNMPKEGSNHEVKQVKLEYSEDTSNSVKDEIQATQNHFEDSIHQFLMNDRVPVNVPATILENEEESQDNEYESMNIDETQDSASQDSNHAQITEVENLTHINEELITDDMMKDPKNIIKILTSTGSDGTILLKSDNGVQYLAETQLVNDEEDGDGTSQEVILCEGESQFQILKYDGSELVIEYADDSQIATVLQQEDGSFLCDCGEQFQDLTEYEKHQYKHNPAGENLCNLCGKGFESPEILTGHMLLHSVTGVLINCPFCNQLIKRTALTQHIKYGHNNIKPRCNICLKTFANPNNLKRHMMIHSDIREFECDICFKKFRQKITMQTHRLTHVHPFTCSNCDKTFPTRDALNNHNDSGECSKSKVIKVKAELMKTVKQEVTTNLGKLLGYACSLCKKMFSVESALEQHVESTHIINPTELLCSECGEVLPSKKDMQMHSLTHKNSKSKSMKRFECSICGKGCASQAMLQMHERVHTNERPFPCQLCSLRFKTKTHLRTHQLTHTREKKFGCSICMKFFALKGNLVVHLRTHTGERPYVCSLCGEAFIDSKYLKKHKLKKHTIENVSLNQYENNQYAIKFV from the exons ATGGAAACTTCGTGGTTGAATTTGTGTCGATGTTGTTTGTCCGTTGATTGCAATGTGTCACTTTTGGACACTGAACAGAAAGTACATCAAAAATTTTTCGAAGTTACGAGCTTGAAG ATATCTGCTGATGACGGGCTACCGCAAAAAATCTGCAAAGAGTGTCTTACCCTTATGAACTTTGCATACAACTTTCGCACTCAATGCCTCAAAATGGATAACGAACTTCGGATACAACTCAAAGCAATGCTCAATGTAAGCAATGAAGATTACTTTAATGATGAATCTGGTGATTTTGTTAATAGTGCCACCAACACTACAGATGATCCAGTAAAACAGCTAGAGACAGTCATCAAACAGGAGCAAAATGATAGCGATGATGAATGTTACTACGTTCTAGTCATTGACAGTCCTAAGAGTGATGAGGagaaagaaaatgaaaatgttaatatGCCTAAAGAAGGTAGCAATCATGAAGTCAAACAAGTAAAACTTGAGTATAGTGAAGATACATCAAACTCTGTAAAAGATGAAATACAAGCTACACAAAATCACTTTGAAGActcaatccatcaatttcttatgAACGACAGAGTTCCAGTTAATGTTCCAGCCACAATACTCGAAAACGAGGAGGAAAGCCAGGATAATGAATATGAGTCAATGAACATAGATGAAACTCAGGATAGTGCATCTCAAGACTCTAATCATGCACAAATAACTGAAGTTGAAAATTTGACACATATCAATGAAGAATTAATTACTGATGATATGATGAAAGAtcctaaaaacataattaaaattctaaCAAGCACTGGGTCTGATGGTACTATACTTTTAAAGAGTGATAACGGAGTTCAGTATTTAGCTGAAACACAGCTGGTGAATGATGAAGAAGATGGTGATGGGACATCACAAGAAGTAATCTTGTGTGAGGGTGAATCCCAGTTTCAAATACTGAAGTATGATGGTTCAGAACTTGTGATAGAATATGCTGATGACAGTCAAATTGCAACTGTTTTACAGCAAGAAGATGGATCATTCTTATGTGACTGTGGAGAACAATTCCAAGACTTAACAGAATATGAAAAGCATCAATATAAACATAACCCAGCCGGTGAGAATCTATGCAACTTGTGTGGAAAAGGTTTTGAATCGCCAGAAATTTTGACAGGGCACATGCTCCTTCACAGTGTGACTGGAGTGCTCATTAACTGTCCATTCTGTAATCAACTAATCAAAAGGACAGCCTTAACGCAACATATTAAGTACGGACACAATAACATCAAGCCACGGTGCAATATATGCTTGAAGACATTTGCAAATCCGAATAATTTGAAACGTCACATGATGATACACAGCGACATCAGGGAGTTTGAGTGCGACATCTGCTTTAAAAAGTTTCGCCAAAAAATCACAATGCAAACACATAGATTGACACATGTCCATCCGTTTACATGCTCGAACTGTGACAAAACTTTTCCCACAAGAGATGCTCTAAATAATCACAATGATTCCGGAGAGTGCTCCAAATCAAAAGTCATTAAAGTCAAAGCAGAGCTAATGAAAACCGTTAAACAAGAAGTTACAACTAACCTAGGGAAGTTACTAGGGTATGCCTGTTCGCTATGCAAGAAAATGTTTTCAGTAGAGTCAGCATTGGAACAGCATGTAGAGAGTACCCACATAATTAATCCGACTGAACTACTTTGTTCAGAGTGCGGGGAGGTGCTACCCTCAAAAAAAGATATGCAGATGCATTCCTTGACCCATAAAAACTCAAAATCGAAGAGCATGAAACGCTTTGAGTGCAGCATATGCGGTAAAGGATGCGCTAGCCAAGCAATGTTGCAAATGCATGAACGCGTCCATACAAATGAGAGGCCCTTCCCGTGTCAGCTGTGTTCTTTGAGATTTAAAACCAAAACTCATTTGAGAACACATCAGCTGACACACACGAGAGAGAAAAAATTTGGTTGCTCCATTTGTATGAAATTCTTTGCACTTAAAGGTAATTTAGTTGTTCACTTGAGAACGCACACCGGTGAACGCCCATATGTCTGTTCATTATGCGGGGAAGCATTCATAGAttctaaatatttgaaaaagcATAAATTGAAAAAGCACACCATAGAAAACGTATCACTGAATCAATATGAAAACAATCAATATgctattaaatttgtttaa